A region from the Trichocoleus sp. genome encodes:
- a CDS encoding Uma2 family endonuclease, whose product MTVTKLTISGYLAIEEIYEGQREFVDGKIIETPSESPQNATISLFLLSQLLRFVSVKQMRRMDTELVVASRVRMPDLMVLGEELAAVLLASGRSTITEDMPAPLLAIEVVSPGKTNEDRDYRFKRPLRYLQSSAEYAARGIPEYWIVDPVKGRVRVLTLVDGLYESVDYAGSERILSTLFPELNLTVDQLLQARSER is encoded by the coding sequence ATGACTGTCACAAAACTAACTATTTCTGGATATCTAGCAATAGAAGAAATATACGAAGGGCAGCGAGAGTTTGTAGACGGAAAAATTATTGAGACACCCTCCGAAAGCCCTCAGAATGCCACGATTTCTCTGTTTCTACTTTCCCAGTTGCTACGTTTTGTCTCAGTAAAGCAAATGCGACGAATGGATACAGAACTCGTTGTAGCAAGCCGAGTGCGGATGCCTGATTTGATGGTTTTGGGAGAAGAGTTGGCAGCAGTACTGTTAGCATCGGGACGCAGCACGATTACGGAAGATATGCCTGCTCCCTTGTTAGCTATCGAGGTGGTATCCCCAGGTAAGACAAATGAAGATCGAGATTATCGGTTTAAGCGACCCTTGCGGTATCTGCAAAGCAGCGCGGAGTATGCTGCACGAGGTATTCCGGAGTATTGGATTGTCGATCCAGTTAAGGGTAGGGTGAGAGTATTGACGCTGGTTGATGGGTTATATGAGTCGGTAGATTATGCTGGAAGCGAGCGCATTCTCTCTACCCTATTCCCAGAACTTAACCTAACTGTTGATCAACTCTTACAAGCAAGGAGTGAACGATGA